The following are encoded in a window of Kitasatospora sp. NBC_01250 genomic DNA:
- a CDS encoding CCA tRNA nucleotidyltransferase, with translation MPNANEPTAAPAAAPAQATGPAAALPGLSEAQTRGLQELLRVSPVADEIARRFQEAGFRLALVGGSVRDALLGRLGNDLDFTTDARPGQVLKLVKGWADAVWDVGIAFGTVGARKDTPTGSFLIEITTYRSEAYDRTSRKPEVTYGDTIEQDLVRRDFTVNAMAVDLPGRGFVDPHHGLEDLEARVLRTPATPEESFSDDPLRMMRAARFAAQLDFTPAPEVVAAMTAMAERITIVSAERVQAELNKLLTAEYPVQGLRLLVETGLADHVLPELPALRLEEDEHHRHKDVYEHSLTVLEQAIALEQDGPDLTLRLAALLHDIGKPRTRRFESDGRVSFHHHEMVGAKLTRKRMRELKYSKELIDDVSRLVELHLRFHGYGGGEWTDSAVRRYVTDAGPLLERLHKLTRSDCTTRNKRKAATLSRTYDGLEERIAQLKEQEELDSIRPALDGNQIMELLGLAPGPVIGKAYKHLLELRLEHGPMEHEAAVAALEQWWAQEQRGN, from the coding sequence GTGCCCAACGCCAATGAACCCACCGCCGCCCCCGCTGCCGCTCCTGCCCAGGCCACCGGCCCTGCCGCGGCCCTGCCAGGCCTGAGCGAGGCCCAGACACGGGGGCTGCAGGAGCTGCTCCGGGTCTCCCCGGTCGCGGACGAGATCGCCCGGCGGTTCCAGGAAGCCGGCTTCCGGCTGGCCCTGGTGGGTGGGTCGGTGCGCGACGCGCTGCTCGGCCGGCTCGGCAACGACCTGGACTTCACCACCGACGCCCGGCCGGGGCAGGTGCTCAAGCTGGTCAAGGGCTGGGCGGACGCGGTGTGGGACGTCGGCATCGCCTTCGGCACGGTCGGTGCCCGCAAGGACACGCCGACCGGCAGCTTCCTGATCGAGATCACCACCTACCGCAGCGAGGCCTACGACCGCACCTCGCGCAAGCCCGAGGTCACCTACGGCGACACGATCGAGCAGGACCTGGTCCGCCGGGACTTCACGGTCAACGCGATGGCGGTCGACCTGCCGGGGCGCGGCTTCGTCGACCCGCACCACGGGCTGGAGGACCTGGAGGCCAGGGTCCTGCGCACGCCGGCCACGCCCGAGGAGTCGTTCTCCGACGACCCGCTGCGGATGATGCGTGCCGCCCGGTTCGCCGCCCAGCTGGACTTCACGCCCGCCCCCGAGGTGGTGGCGGCCATGACGGCGATGGCCGAGCGGATCACCATCGTGTCCGCCGAGCGGGTCCAGGCCGAGCTGAACAAGCTGCTGACGGCCGAGTACCCGGTGCAGGGCCTGCGACTGCTGGTGGAGACCGGGCTGGCCGACCACGTGCTGCCCGAGCTGCCCGCCCTGCGGCTGGAGGAGGACGAGCACCACCGCCACAAGGACGTCTACGAGCACTCGCTCACCGTGCTCGAGCAGGCGATCGCGCTGGAGCAGGACGGCCCCGACCTGACGCTGCGACTGGCCGCGCTGCTGCACGACATCGGCAAGCCGCGCACCCGCCGCTTCGAGTCGGACGGCCGGGTCTCCTTCCACCACCACGAGATGGTCGGTGCCAAGCTCACCCGCAAGCGGATGCGGGAGCTGAAGTACTCCAAGGAGCTGATCGACGACGTCTCGCGCCTGGTCGAGCTGCACCTGCGGTTCCACGGCTACGGCGGCGGCGAATGGACCGACTCCGCGGTGCGCCGCTACGTCACCGACGCGGGCCCGCTGCTGGAGCGGCTGCACAAGCTGACCCGCTCCGACTGCACCACCCGCAACAAGCGGAAGGCCGCGACCCTGTCGCGGACCTATGACGGTCTGGAGGAGCGGATCGCCCAGCTGAAGGAGCAGGAGGAACTGGACTCGATCCGGCCCGCGCTTGACGGCAACCAGATCATGGAGCTGCTCGGCCTGGCGCCGGGCCCGGTGATCGGCAAGGCCTACAAGCACCTGCTGGAGCTGCGCCTGGAGCACGGCCCGATGGAGCACGAGGCGGCGGTGGCGGCGCTCGAGCAGTGGTGGGCGCAGGAGCAGCGGGGGAACTGA
- a CDS encoding DUF6049 family protein produces MGEPARHTEGPRRSERASRRLTRALRSTAVVAGTLALLGAAGVVPALAAPAQPGLAAVSPDFPVTVTISSVQPPAPTAGDSLQISGTVTNSGSTPLKAAQVGLSLGRGSTPLANRYAIGTMLARTDPASADGKPLAAPVSPVGDLAPGASTAFHLPPVAISDLKLDPSEGSAVYELAVQVQAGTNDDPASHEVGIARSVLPYFSDPKDVPQKTQVATVWPLTHQAELVTQTLDTDQSPVLRDDSLATDLAPNGRLGQLLSLGEQIPSLTWVIDPALLDAVTAMTKPYRVQLPGHSGEPAHSDNTVAGTGTAVATHWLDELRHAVTQKGDEVVALPYGDPDLASIAHNGSGLSGLSTVLGKAQVAGQVTVEGRLMVDPVGDIAWPYQGALDPQTAQVAQQLGGSKIIVSSASVSDPQLSYTPNAARPLPNGQTALVADSTIADLFANDLATPEARSAAEQRFLAETLAMTRQQPSTQRTLLVMPPRNLTAQSAQTLQDALLKSGQWTNPVTLDTVAGTPADPATADTTVQPADAYPAALRAGELPSSNLGQVADVQGQMDLLLQILTNPGRVSSPFSAAMMSSVSTSWRTDAKAGDDYRTNVSKNMGQLVNAVSIPKKSNKITLAGNEGVLQVSVKNDLTQPVINLELRLTSNQPYRVSVSKPQNISLSSAQSVSAKFLAQAQGNGVVQMTAQLYTVGPNPQPYGEPVKFSVEVSQVPNGVWWVVGAGVLLVLLAGLRFFLQRRKRKGEPDDDPDAPLVDPDAPDGAGEALDAEDGPDSRPSADGGTNPSESDSRPTPEGTAAHP; encoded by the coding sequence GTGGGCGAGCCAGCACGGCACACCGAGGGTCCCCGCAGGTCGGAGCGCGCTTCCCGGCGGTTGACCCGGGCGCTGCGGTCCACCGCGGTGGTCGCCGGCACGCTCGCGCTGCTCGGCGCCGCCGGCGTGGTGCCGGCCCTCGCCGCGCCGGCCCAGCCGGGGCTGGCCGCGGTCTCGCCCGATTTCCCGGTCACAGTCACCATCTCCAGCGTCCAGCCCCCGGCCCCCACCGCCGGCGACTCGCTGCAGATCTCCGGCACCGTCACCAACAGCGGCTCGACCCCGCTCAAGGCCGCGCAGGTGGGCCTGTCACTGGGGCGCGGCTCGACGCCGCTGGCGAACCGCTACGCGATCGGCACGATGCTCGCCAGGACCGACCCGGCCAGCGCCGACGGCAAGCCGCTGGCCGCCCCGGTGAGCCCGGTGGGCGACCTGGCGCCCGGCGCCAGCACCGCGTTCCACCTGCCCCCGGTGGCGATAAGCGACCTGAAGCTCGACCCGAGCGAGGGGAGCGCGGTCTACGAGCTGGCGGTGCAGGTGCAGGCCGGCACCAACGACGACCCCGCGTCGCACGAGGTCGGTATCGCCCGCAGCGTGCTGCCGTACTTCTCCGACCCCAAGGACGTCCCGCAGAAGACCCAGGTCGCCACGGTGTGGCCGCTCACCCACCAGGCCGAGCTGGTCACCCAGACCCTGGACACCGACCAGAGCCCGGTCCTGCGGGACGACAGCCTGGCCACCGACCTCGCGCCGAACGGACGGCTCGGCCAGCTGCTCAGCCTCGGCGAGCAGATCCCCTCGCTGACCTGGGTGATCGACCCGGCGCTGCTGGACGCCGTGACCGCGATGACCAAGCCCTACCGGGTGCAGCTGCCCGGCCACAGCGGCGAGCCCGCCCACAGCGACAACACCGTCGCCGGCACCGGCACCGCAGTGGCCACCCACTGGCTGGACGAGCTGCGCCACGCCGTCACGCAGAAGGGCGACGAGGTGGTCGCCCTGCCGTACGGCGATCCCGACCTCGCCTCGATCGCGCACAACGGCAGCGGCCTGAGCGGGCTGAGCACCGTGCTGGGCAAGGCGCAGGTGGCCGGGCAGGTGACCGTCGAGGGCCGGCTGATGGTCGACCCGGTGGGCGACATCGCCTGGCCCTACCAGGGCGCACTGGACCCGCAGACCGCCCAGGTCGCCCAGCAGCTGGGCGGCTCGAAGATCATCGTGAGCAGCGCGAGCGTCAGCGATCCGCAGCTGTCCTACACCCCGAACGCGGCCCGGCCGCTGCCGAACGGCCAGACCGCCCTGGTCGCCGACAGCACCATCGCGGACCTGTTCGCGAACGACCTCGCCACCCCCGAGGCCAGGTCCGCGGCCGAGCAGCGGTTCCTCGCCGAGACGCTGGCGATGACCCGGCAGCAGCCCAGCACCCAGCGCACCCTGCTGGTCATGCCGCCGCGCAACCTCACCGCGCAGAGCGCGCAGACCCTGCAGGACGCGCTGCTCAAGAGCGGCCAGTGGACCAACCCGGTGACGCTGGACACGGTGGCCGGCACCCCCGCCGACCCCGCGACCGCCGACACCACGGTGCAGCCCGCCGACGCCTACCCCGCCGCCCTGCGCGCCGGCGAACTGCCGAGCAGCAACCTCGGACAGGTGGCCGACGTGCAGGGTCAGATGGACCTGCTGCTGCAGATCCTGACCAACCCGGGGCGGGTCAGCAGCCCGTTCAGCGCCGCCATGATGAGCTCGGTCTCCACCTCCTGGCGCACCGACGCCAAGGCCGGCGACGACTACCGCACCAATGTCTCCAAGAACATGGGGCAGCTGGTCAACGCCGTCAGTATCCCGAAGAAGAGCAACAAGATCACGCTCGCGGGCAACGAGGGCGTCCTGCAGGTCAGCGTCAAGAACGACCTGACCCAGCCGGTGATCAACCTCGAACTGCGGCTCACCTCCAACCAGCCCTACCGGGTGAGCGTCAGCAAGCCGCAGAACATCTCGCTGAGCAGCGCGCAGAGCGTCTCGGCCAAGTTCCTCGCGCAGGCCCAGGGCAACGGCGTGGTGCAGATGACCGCCCAGCTGTACACGGTGGGGCCCAACCCGCAGCCGTACGGCGAACCGGTGAAGTTCTCGGTCGAGGTCAGCCAGGTGCCCAACGGCGTCTGGTGGGTGGTCGGGGCCGGTGTCCTGCTGGTGCTGCTGGCCGGGCTGCGGTTCTTCCTGCAGCGCCGCAAGCGCAAGGGCGAGCCGGACGACGACCCGGACGCGCCGCTGGTCGACC